A stretch of DNA from Hoeflea ulvae:
CAAGTGCAAGCGTTGAAATCAACATGGTCAGTCCTTCCGGTCCATTGTCTTCGTGTTCAGCCATTCAACGCCCGCCCGCGAATTTGGTTTCATCCCTCGCATGAGATTGTGAAAATAACGCGGGCGGCATTGCTTGCGTGGGCACCGTCAAGGGTGTGCACTCTGCCACCTGAATGGAAGCTGAACGGCCATTCCGCGCCGATGGCTCGGGTTGCGGATTCCTGCTCAATCATTGGGCAGACTGCCTTCGGTTTGAACAGAATGCCGGGCCGGACCTCAAATCAACCGGAGATGATCCGAAACCGCTTGCACCGGCGCGCGGCTTTTCCGATGATTGTTGCTGCAACCCGAAGAGCGCAGATGACTTCCTTGTTTCCCCTTCCGACGGCGCAATCGAACGTGGCCCTGCAGCGCACGCAAGGTGCTGGGCGTCTTTCCGTCAAGCTCTCTTCCGGCCAGAGCCGGATCGACCGGCTGTTCCAGGAAGGCTCTGCCCGCATCAGGGTTCCGCGGGTGCCGCCGGGGTCCCCGCTCGAGGCGGTGCTGATCAACACCGCCGGCGGCCTGACCGGCGGGGATCGCATGGATTGGTCGTTTACAGCCGGAGAGGGCGCGTCGATGACGCTCGCCACCCAGGCCTGCGAAAAGACCTACAAGGCGCAAGGCTGCAGCGAGGCGCAGATTGCCGTGCGGTTGAAGCTCGAACCGGGAAGTTCGATGGCTTGGCTGCCGCAGGAAACCATCCTGTTTGACCGCGCCCGCCTGTCACGCAGCATCGAGGTGGACATGGCTGCGGGTTCGCGGCTTCTGATGCTCGAGCCGGTGGTCTTTGGCCGGTTGGCGATGCAGGAGGCGGTGACACAAGGCCTGTTTGTCGACCGCTGGCGCATCCGCCTTGACGGTGATCTGCTGCACGCGGAACATTTGCGCCTTGGTCCGGACATCGCCGGCGCCCTGGGCAAGGCGGCCGTGGCCGATGGCGGGCTGGCTATGGCGACCCTGTTGCTGATAGCCCCCGATGCGGAGGCTTCGTTGGCGGATGTGCGCAATCTGGTCGGCCAGTCGGGCGGGGCCAGCTACGTGTCGGTGCGCCTGCCTGCTTCGGCAGGCATGGAAACTGGCAAGCTTCTTGCTCGGATTGTTGCCAAGGACAGCTATGAATTGCGCAAAGTTCTTGTACCCTTGATCCGCCGGCTCAACCCGCTTGGCGGCATGCCGAAAGTCTGGTCGATATGAAAGAGATGCCATGAACCTGACACCCAGGGAAAAAGACAAGCTGCTCGTCTCCATGGCCGCCGTGGTTGCCCGCAAGCGGCTCGAGCGTGGCGTCAAGCTCAATCATCCGGAAGCCGTCGCGCTGATCACCGATTTCGTGGTCGAAGGCGCACGTGACGGCCGTGCCGTGGCCGAGCTGATGGAGGCCGGCGCCCATGTCATCACCCGCGACCAGGTGATGGAGGGCATTGCCGAGATGATCCATGATATACAGGTGGAAGCCACTTTCCCGGACGGCACCAAGCTGGTCACCGTCCATGAACCGATAAGGTGAATAATGGGCCCGATGCGCGCGACAGCGGCGGACAAGGCGCATGAAAAAGGCGCGGGCCGAAACCCGCGCCTTGCTCAGTGGTTTTTTGGATTACCGCACATAGACGGTTACCGAACCCTCCGCATCGGTCTTGGCGGCAACGACGCTGGAAAGCTCGACGCCTTCCGATTCAAGCTTGTTCCAGACGCCGGAATTGGCCTGAAGCGAGGTGCGAAGCTTGGAGACGGCATCCTCGTTCTGGCTCACCGCCTGGTCGATGTCTTCAGCAGACACCTCCGCGGCCGAGCCAAGCTCGACAATGTTCACATCGCTCGCATCGGTCACGGCGCTGATATCGGAGGCAGCGTTGGTGTTGTCGCCGATGGCCGCGAGAATTTCAGCCTTGCTGGCGTCCGCGCCGTCACGCGACGTCGTCTCTGCAGCAGCATTCACTCCCAGCGCGGGGTCGGTGACCGACGTGCCTGCCGAACCGCTGGTGGTCGCAGTGCTGGTACCGTTCTTCATCCCGATGCTGGCTCCGGCGTCCGCGCCAACCGAACCGGCGAGGGCAGGGGCTGCGGCGAAGCTCGAGGTCATAAGAGCTGCGGTCAGAATCTTCGTCATGCGTTTCATGGGTTAACTCCTTTTGCAGTTTCACTCGCCGCCCGTTTCGTCTCGGGCGACAAGAAAGAAACGATGCCGCGGGCGTATGGTTGCGTCGGGTTCGAAGGCCATTTCGTGAAGTTTTCATGGCGTGAAAGTGACATGACCCGACGGCCCGCCGCACCCTGCCGGCGCGCGCCGCGCTCAAGGCGGAAACCCGTTCCGCACGCTCAAACGAACTGCATAGGATCCAGTCATGATACCAGGTGAAGTCTTGACCCAGAGTGGCGACGTCGAACTCAACGCGGGCGCTGCAACGATCACGCTGAAGGTGGCCAATACCGGCGACCGTCCGGTGCAGGTCGGCAGTCATTATCATTTTTTCGAGATCAACGAGGCGCTGCGGTTTGACCGCGACAGAACCCGCGGCCTGCGGCTCGATATCGCGGCGGGCACCGCAGTCCGCTTCGAGCCAGGCCAGGAGCGCGACGTGACGCTGGTGCCGCTGTCGGGCGGACGCGAGGTCTACGGATTTCAGCAGAAGGTGATGGGGAAGCTGTGAGGCTTTGCCGCGCCGAAATCGGGGAAGGAGAACCCATATGTGCCATGTATGTGTGATCAACAATGTCAAATCCTCAATGTTGTCGCGACGCGATTTCTTCCGCAAGTCCGCCGCTGCCGGCATCGCCGCAACGGCCGCAGGCGCGGTGTCAGCCAGGCCGGCGCTTGCCACGGCAACGGGAAAGGTTGTCGATCTGACCCACACTTTCGACGGTGATTTTCCGACCTTTGATGGCAAGCCGGGCATCCTCTATACCGAGAACGTCAATTTCGATCAGTCCGGCTACCAGATCTGGGAACTGACGATTTTCGAGCATTCCGGCACCCATATCGACGCGCCGCTGCATTTTTCCAAGGACGGCACCTCCGTGGCGGAACTCGATCCGCAGAACCTGATCTGTCCGCTCTGCATCATCGATATCAAGGCCAAGGCGGCGGAAGACCCCAATGCCATGGTCGAGCCCGAGGACATCGAGGCCTTTGTCAGCGCCAATGGCGAGATCCCCGAAGGGGCGTGCGTTGCCATGAATTCCGGCTGGCAGGACAAGATCGGCGAGGCCGGTTACCGCAATGATGCCGACGGCAATTTCACCTTCCCCGGTTTTTCAAAGGCTGCGACCGACAGCCTGATGGAAATGGGCGTGGCCTCCATCGGTGTCGACACATTGTCGCTTGATCCGGGCAATTCGGCGGATTTCGCCGTGCACACGTCCTGGCTCCCGAGCGGCCGTTTCGGCATCGAGAACCTGGCCAATCTTGACGCGCTTCCGGCCACCGGCGCAACGCTGTTTGTCGGCGCGCCGAAGCATCGCGATGGCACCGGCGGTCCGGCGCGCATCATGGCAATGGTCTAGGAGAAAGCCCTCATGGCCCGCAAACCCGCTAATCCCGTCGAAATCTGGCAAGCCTGCGCAGGGCTCGGGATGCTGGCCTTCGAGGCCCAGGCCGTGATCGGCATGCGAATGCTGGGCATGGGCGGGGTCTGGCCGGTGTCGAAATCCGAAAACAGCAAGATGCTGGCGGAAAAACCGCCGGCATTCGCCAAGGCCGCTGTGGCAGCGGCGCGAAAGGCGGCAGCGGGCGGGCGGCCAGACCAGGTCCTGACCGCCGCCGTCAAGCCATTGACGAAAACCGCACGCGCCAACCGCAAGCGGCTGGCTGGCAACGCGATGCCGCGCGGCAGGAAGAAGACATGAGGCAGCTCACCATGATCAAGACAACCCTCATGGCCGGATGCTGTGCAGCCCTGATGGCTTCATCGGGACTTGCCGACGAGCTGCCCGATTGCATCGATCCACAGACGCAGATGGAAATGACCTATTGCGCCGGTGTCGACTATGAAAAGGCCGATGCGGAGCTCAACAGGCTGTGGCCGGAAATTGTCGCCGCCGCCAGGTCGAATGACGAATATGTGGCCGACCTTGCCCGCGACCGCGGCGTGCCGACGACGCTGGAAGCCTTGCGCACAGCCCAGCATGCCTGGCTCAAGTTCCGAGATGCGCAATGCGAATATGAGGCCTATGACGTCTTTGGCGGCACTGCCCAGCCGATGGTCGGCAGCCTGTGCCTTGCCCGCCTGACGCGCGAACGCATTGAGGTGCTTTCTTATGCACTCGAAACAAGGTGATGGCCCGGCATTTGCTTGCCGAGCTGGTTGAGAGTTTGAACAAACCGAGGATCGCCCATGCCTGCCAGGATTTCCCGTTCCGCCTATGCCGCCATGTACGGCCCGACCGTGGGCGACAAGGTGCGGCTTGCCGACACTGAACTCTTCATCGAGGTGGAGAAGGACTTCACCACCTATGGCGAGGAGGTCAAGTTCGGCGGCGGCAAGGTGATCCGCGACGGCATGGGCCAGAGCCAGGTCACCCGGGCCGACGGCGCGGTGGATACGGTGATCACCAATGCGCTGGTGGTCGATCACACCGGCATCTTCAAGGCCGATATCGGATTGAAGGATGGCCGCATCGCTTCCATTGGCAAGGCCGGCAATCCCGACACCCAGCCCGGTGTCGACATCATTGTCGGACCCGGCACCGAGGTGATCGCAGGCGAAGGCAAAATCCTCACCGCCGGCGGATTTGACAGCCATATCCACTTCATCTGCCCGCAGCAGATCGAGGAAGCGCTGATGAGCGGGCTCACCACCATGCTCGGCGGCGGCACCGGCCCGGCGCACGGCACTCTGGCCACCACCTGTACGCCCGGCCCCTGGCACATCGGCCGGATGATCCAGGCCATGGATGCGTTTCCGATGAACATCGGCCTTTCGGGCAAGGGCAATGCGTCCAGGCCTGCAGCTCTCGAAGAGATGATCCTTGGTGGCGCCTGTGCGCTCAAACTGCACGAGGACTGGGGCACGACGCCTGCCGCCATCGACAATTGCCTGTCGGTTGCCGACCAGTACGACGTCCAGGTGATGATCCACACCGACACGCTCAACGAGAGCGGCTTTGTCGAAAGCACGGTCGACGCGATCAAGGGCCGCACCATCCACGCCTTCCACACCGAAGGTGCCGGCGGCGGCCATGCCCCTGACATCATCAAGGTCTGCGGACTGAAGAACGTCCTGCCGTCCTCCACCAATCCGACACGGCCCTACACGGTCAACACCATCGCCGAGCATCTCGACATGCTGATGGTCTGCCACCATCTCGACAGCGCCATTCCGGAGGACATCGCCTTTGCCGAAAGCCGCATCCGCAAGGAGACCATCGCGGCCGAAGACATCCTGCACGACATCGGCGCGTTTTCGATCATCGCCTCGGATTCCCAGGCCATGGGCCGTGTTGGCGAGGTGATCATCCGCACCTGGCAGACAGCCGACAAGATGAAGCGCCAGCGCGGACCATTGCCCGAGGAAACCGGCGACAACGACAATTTCCGCGTCCGCCGCTACATCGCCAAATACACCATCAATCCGGCCATCGCCCAGGGCATTTCCAGGCATATCGGCTCGATCGAGGTCGGCAAGCGCGCAGACCTGGTGCTGTGGAACCCGGCCTTTTTCGGCGTCAAACCCGACATGGTGCTGCTTGGCGGCATGATTGCGGCGGCGCCGATGGGCGACCCCAATGCCTCGATCCCGACGCCGCAGCCGGTGCATTACCGCATGATGTTCGGCGCCTATGGCAAGGCGCGGACCAATTCCTCGGTCACCTTCGTCAGCCAGGCGGCAATCGAGGATGGCCTGGCGCACAAGCTCGGAACCGCCAAGCAGATGGAAGCCGTCGAGAACACCCGCGGCGGCATTTCCAAGACCTCGATGATGCTCAACGATGCCCTGCCGCATATCGAGGTCGATCCGGAAACCTATGAAGTTCGCGCCGATGGCCAGCTGCTGACCTGCGAACCCGCCACCGTGCTGCCGATGGCGCAGAGATATTTCCTGTTTTGATCGCTCTGCCGCCCCTTGATCCTCGTCAAGCCGTGCTGCGGCAGGATGATGCTATATTGATCTCTGATATAACGAGAAGGAGGGTTCAATGTCCGGTATCAGACTGAAGCACAAGGGATGGGTTGTGGTCGCCGATGGCGAGAAAGCGCTGTTTCTGGTCAACAGCGGCACACCGGACAAACCGGCATTGCGGGTCTTCAGCGGTTTCGAACAGGCAAACCCGAAAACCGCCGTGCAAGGTGAGGACCGCCCCGGACGCCTGTCCGATGGCATAGGCGGCGCGCACCGCAGCGCTGTGCAGGAGACCGACTGGCATCGCCTGGCCAAGCATGAATTCGCCCGCCAGATCGCGTCCAGGCTCGACGACAGCGCCCAGGCCGGCCATTTCTCGCAAATCGTCATCGTTGCGCCGGCACTGGTCATGGGTGAGTTGCGCAAGTCTCTTTCCAACGCGGTGTCGAGCAGGCTTGTTGCGGAGGTCGCCAAGGACCTGACGGGGCACCCGGTGCCCGAAATCGAGAAACTGCTTTTCGGATAGGGAGCATGCATGCATCTGCCGACGGTCACGTCAGTCACAAGGGATTTTGACACCCCTGTCGCCAGCATCACGCTGGATGAAACCGCGCGGCACCGACGCCGCATGCGCATGGTCTCGGACCGGCTGGAAAACGGGGAGACCATTGCCTTCCTGCTCGATCTGCCTCAGGCGCGGCTGTTGCGCCACGGCGACGGGCTGGTGCTTGATGACGGGCGGATCATCGAGGTGCATGCCGTGCCTGAAGCACTGATGGAGGTCAGGGGCAGCGACCCGCGCCACCTGCTGTCGCTTGCGTGGCAGATCGGCAATCGCCATCTGGCAGCCGAGATCACCACGGAAACGATCCGGCTCAGACGCGATCACGTGATCCGCGACATGCTCCTCGGCCTTGGCGCCTCGGTCACCGACATCGAGGCGCCCTTCGATCCCGAAGGCGGCGCCTATGGCGGGGCGCATTCGGCGCATCACCACCAGGCGCATGATCATGCCCACGCGCACGGCCACCCGGAGCACAGTCATGACTGACCGGCGCGACTGGCACAGCGACCCGATCACCAACGAGACACTGATCGATGCCGACTACCGCAACACCCAGAACGTGCGCCGCTTTTTCAAGGCGGCGATCGGCGATCATTTCAAGTTCGACCGGCCTTTCATGGCCTGGATGAAATCCCACCAGGGTGCAACCATGCAGGATGCGGTGGCGGAATGGCAGCGCCGCGAGGCTGACAAATGACCACGACAGCGCTGCTCAAGCTGTTGAGCTGGCTGTCACCGGTGTTTCCGGTCGGCGGCTTTGCCTATTCCGCAGGTCTCGAACAGGCCGTCCAGGCCGGCCACGTGCATGATCGCAGCTCGCTTGAAGACTGGGTCATTGTGCAGATCACCCAGGGCACGCTGTGGAACGACGCGGTGATCCTGGTGGAAGCCCACCGGTCCGCGGGCGATGCGCAGGCAATAAAGGAAACCTCCAGCCTCTGCATGGCCCTGTGCGTCGGGCAGGAGCGGCTTGACGAAACCCTCAACCAGGGCACCTCCTTCATCGAGGCCGTGACGCCCTGGGTGACGCGCAGTGTCATGCCCGGCCGCAACACGCCGCTGCCGGTTGCTGTCGGGGTCGCGGCGGGGTGTGAGCAGATTGATCCGCGCATGACTGCCAGCGCCTATCTGCACGCTTTCGCCTCCAACCAGCTGCAATGCGCCATAAGGCTGTCGGTTACCGGTCAGCAGGGCGCGGCCCATGTGCTTGCCGGCCTGGAACCGGTGATCGAACGGACCGCCGAACGCGCCGCCCTCTCGACCCTGCAAGACCTTGGCGGCGCGGCCTTCATCGCCGATATTGCCGCGATGAACCACGAGACCCTCGAACCACGGTTGTTTTTGTCATGACCTCATCCAACGGCCCCTTGCGCGTCGGCATCGGCGGCCCTGTCGGCTCCGGCAAGACCGCGCTGACCGACAAGCTTTGCAAGGCGATGCGCGAGCACCATTCCATCGCGGTCATCACCAATGACATCTACACCCGCGAGGACGCCGAGGCGCTGGTGCGGATGCAGGCATTGCCCTCCGACCGTGTGGTCGGCGTCGAGACCGGCGGATGTCCGCACACGGCGATCCGCGAGGATGCGTCGCTCAATCTGCGCGCCATCGATGCACTCAACGAGCGCCACCCGGATCTCGACATCATCTTCATCGAATCCGGCGGCGACAATCTCGCGGCCACCTTTTCGCCTGACCTTGCCGATCTGACCATCTACGTGATTTCGGTGTGCCGGGGCGAGGAGATCCCGCGCAAGGG
This window harbors:
- a CDS encoding urease accessory protein UreE, yielding MHLPTVTSVTRDFDTPVASITLDETARHRRRMRMVSDRLENGETIAFLLDLPQARLLRHGDGLVLDDGRIIEVHAVPEALMEVRGSDPRHLLSLAWQIGNRHLAAEITTETIRLRRDHVIRDMLLGLGASVTDIEAPFDPEGGAYGGAHSAHHHQAHDHAHAHGHPEHSHD
- the ureC gene encoding urease subunit alpha, with the protein product MPARISRSAYAAMYGPTVGDKVRLADTELFIEVEKDFTTYGEEVKFGGGKVIRDGMGQSQVTRADGAVDTVITNALVVDHTGIFKADIGLKDGRIASIGKAGNPDTQPGVDIIVGPGTEVIAGEGKILTAGGFDSHIHFICPQQIEEALMSGLTTMLGGGTGPAHGTLATTCTPGPWHIGRMIQAMDAFPMNIGLSGKGNASRPAALEEMILGGACALKLHEDWGTTPAAIDNCLSVADQYDVQVMIHTDTLNESGFVESTVDAIKGRTIHAFHTEGAGGGHAPDIIKVCGLKNVLPSSTNPTRPYTVNTIAEHLDMLMVCHHLDSAIPEDIAFAESRIRKETIAAEDILHDIGAFSIIASDSQAMGRVGEVIIRTWQTADKMKRQRGPLPEETGDNDNFRVRRYIAKYTINPAIAQGISRHIGSIEVGKRADLVLWNPAFFGVKPDMVLLGGMIAAAPMGDPNASIPTPQPVHYRMMFGAYGKARTNSSVTFVSQAAIEDGLAHKLGTAKQMEAVENTRGGISKTSMMLNDALPHIEVDPETYEVRADGQLLTCEPATVLPMAQRYFLF
- a CDS encoding host attachment family protein, yielding MSGIRLKHKGWVVVADGEKALFLVNSGTPDKPALRVFSGFEQANPKTAVQGEDRPGRLSDGIGGAHRSAVQETDWHRLAKHEFARQIASRLDDSAQAGHFSQIVIVAPALVMGELRKSLSNAVSSRLVAEVAKDLTGHPVPEIEKLLFG
- a CDS encoding urease accessory protein UreD; its protein translation is MTSLFPLPTAQSNVALQRTQGAGRLSVKLSSGQSRIDRLFQEGSARIRVPRVPPGSPLEAVLINTAGGLTGGDRMDWSFTAGEGASMTLATQACEKTYKAQGCSEAQIAVRLKLEPGSSMAWLPQETILFDRARLSRSIEVDMAAGSRLLMLEPVVFGRLAMQEAVTQGLFVDRWRIRLDGDLLHAEHLRLGPDIAGALGKAAVADGGLAMATLLLIAPDAEASLADVRNLVGQSGGASYVSVRLPASAGMETGKLLARIVAKDSYELRKVLVPLIRRLNPLGGMPKVWSI
- a CDS encoding DUF6434 domain-containing protein produces the protein MTDRRDWHSDPITNETLIDADYRNTQNVRRFFKAAIGDHFKFDRPFMAWMKSHQGATMQDAVAEWQRREADK
- a CDS encoding urease accessory protein UreF is translated as MTTTALLKLLSWLSPVFPVGGFAYSAGLEQAVQAGHVHDRSSLEDWVIVQITQGTLWNDAVILVEAHRSAGDAQAIKETSSLCMALCVGQERLDETLNQGTSFIEAVTPWVTRSVMPGRNTPLPVAVGVAAGCEQIDPRMTASAYLHAFASNQLQCAIRLSVTGQQGAAHVLAGLEPVIERTAERAALSTLQDLGGAAFIADIAAMNHETLEPRLFLS
- a CDS encoding lysozyme inhibitor LprI family protein; this translates as MRQLTMIKTTLMAGCCAALMASSGLADELPDCIDPQTQMEMTYCAGVDYEKADAELNRLWPEIVAAARSNDEYVADLARDRGVPTTLEALRTAQHAWLKFRDAQCEYEAYDVFGGTAQPMVGSLCLARLTRERIEVLSYALETR
- a CDS encoding urease subunit beta; its protein translation is MIPGEVLTQSGDVELNAGAATITLKVANTGDRPVQVGSHYHFFEINEALRFDRDRTRGLRLDIAAGTAVRFEPGQERDVTLVPLSGGREVYGFQQKVMGKL
- a CDS encoding urease subunit gamma, producing MNLTPREKDKLLVSMAAVVARKRLERGVKLNHPEAVALITDFVVEGARDGRAVAELMEAGAHVITRDQVMEGIAEMIHDIQVEATFPDGTKLVTVHEPIR
- a CDS encoding cyclase family protein, coding for MCHVCVINNVKSSMLSRRDFFRKSAAAGIAATAAGAVSARPALATATGKVVDLTHTFDGDFPTFDGKPGILYTENVNFDQSGYQIWELTIFEHSGTHIDAPLHFSKDGTSVAELDPQNLICPLCIIDIKAKAAEDPNAMVEPEDIEAFVSANGEIPEGACVAMNSGWQDKIGEAGYRNDADGNFTFPGFSKAATDSLMEMGVASIGVDTLSLDPGNSADFAVHTSWLPSGRFGIENLANLDALPATGATLFVGAPKHRDGTGGPARIMAMV
- the ureG gene encoding urease accessory protein UreG translates to MTSSNGPLRVGIGGPVGSGKTALTDKLCKAMREHHSIAVITNDIYTREDAEALVRMQALPSDRVVGVETGGCPHTAIREDASLNLRAIDALNERHPDLDIIFIESGGDNLAATFSPDLADLTIYVISVCRGEEIPRKGGPAITRSDLLVINKMDLAPHVGADLAVMERDASAGRKGRPHLFTDMRRGTGIEDVVAFIEEAGGLRTASAAQ